The following DNA comes from Vicugna pacos chromosome 13, VicPac4, whole genome shotgun sequence.
GATTGTTTTTTAGGGGAATTATTACTTTTTGAGGGCTGAGGGTAATCTAAATTCAGATGCGCCTGTTTCTCCTTTTAGCAGATACTtttttgatgcagaaaaagctgtGCAATAAACTACCAGTAATAAAGTCACAAACCCAAGTTTCCTTCCTGAAACTGTTTTTCACTGCCCGTGTATTTACCAGTGTGCCTATTTTAAGGaagcctgtgcctcagttttcttgctAAATAAGAACAGAGAGGGGACAAGTGTGAGCCAGTGCTGGCTGGGTGAACAGtgaaggaaggttttttttttttctcaactcAACAAATACTTCCTAAGCTCTTGTGTGTCCGAGGCATTGTGCAAGGCCCTGGCGATGCAAAGAGTGCCTGGCCCAGtagggaagagaagaaacaatTATATTGAAAATGAAACCTTAGGCCAAGATCTGATGGACAATTAGAAGTTTAACAACAGATACTGACACTGGCACTCTTTGGCCATCCACTAGGGACAGCACGTGGTCCCTAGTGGATATGGAAGCCCAAGGTCATCCCTTAGTGGGAGATAAGCAGAGGAGTAACAGGCCTGACCACTTGTTAGATAACTAACTTAAGAGTGTGGGCTCCAGAAGGGGAGTGGAAGCTAGAGGCAGAGAAACCAGTATATTTGCTAGATTCTAAAGGCTAGGAAGGCAGAGATCCTACGTGCCATAATGTACTATAGTCTCTCCTGCTGTTGGTATGAGCATTCGCTGTGTGAACTATGGAAATGATGGTTGAGAAAGAtctattttaagacattttatgTACTAATGAGAAAACTTGCCAGTTATGACACTCCGTGAATTGTAAATCCTGATTTCACTGTTAACATGAAAAAATGTGCATCttaaaatcagtgaaatagagGATGagaggtatagctcaggggtagagcacgtgcttggcatgcatgaggtcctggatttcaataagggaaaaataataaagatagtaAAATTTGGAAGTAAGTTACCAAAGTATAAACTGGAAATGAGAAGTAAGTTGAGATAGAAATATCCTGTTTGGGCTTGGGCTTTGCCACTCAATAGCTTTCTCAGAACAAATTTCTAAAAAGGTACCCCTTTTCTCACTTAGAATTGAACTGAACTGAGATTACATACTTTGAAATACTTTGTAACCTGCTGCTTGGTCTTAATACACCTgggtggtggggttgggggacagGACCTACCAGTCTTGTTTAAAAAGGGGAACTTACTTAGAAACATAGGGCTAGGTCAGAAGCTCCAAGTCAGAAGCTCCTGCCTCTATTGGATTCACATACTTGGGGAGATGGCGGGAGATTTGGCCAGCAGGAAAGGGGCCTACATGGCCCCTGGCCAGTCTTGAGTGAAGAGGTACCTTTCAGTATTTGATTCCCTCTTCTGATAGATGCATTGTGTTCTCTCAGAACTTTTATTCCTTGGACTGTGCTCTATCTTCCCTCTGTAGTCGGAAGGGGGGAAGAAACAACAACAGGAAATCAGGGAATGGGAGCGACTTGATTACACAAAAGATGTGGTTGCTTCCAGAGATGCCTGGTGCATGGAAAAGCTTTTCAATCTAGGGTAAAGACATGGTTTCCAGGCAGAATGCCATTCTCCTTTCCCAAGTATTCCTTGGAATGGAGAATGACACTAACTTGGGTTACATCCACTTGGGTAAAACAAGAATGAACAAGATGACACTTCCCTGCCAGCGGCTACCAAATGACCAAAATGTATGTGATACCAGCTCAGGCTAGGAGGTAGGTGATCCCCTTTATTGATAGAGGCAGAGAAACCAAGTGTTAGACACTTGCCCATGCTCATGCAATGAGGTGGAACAGACTATGACATTTTTTCAAGCCAGGGACATCTCCCTAGGTGACCAAGCCTTCCAGCTCATTCTCCAGACCTGCCCAGACCTGTAGTTGTTGCCCAGGAAGCTAAGGCTCCTCCCCAAACATAAACTTGATTATATATACCTGGTAAACCTGGCCTTTCCTCTCTGCCTTTGGCTTTGTCTGTTccatcctcctctccctttcccttgcCCTCTGTTCTGTCTTCTGCAGGTCTTGGCTGGTGTCGGGAAAGAGATCCCATCCCATGGCCTCCCACTCTAGGGAGCCAGGGCTCCTGCCCTGTAGATCCTGTGACATGGTTTTCCGCTCCTGGGCCCTGTTGGCCACTCACACTCAGCGCTTCTGCATTGGCCGTCTGACCCGGGAGGTGACAGTTGGAGCACAGCCCTCAATAACTACTGAACCACAGGTATCCGCGGTCAGGGCCCCTCCATGGCCGTGAGTGTATATTGAAGTGACTCTGACTCTCAGGATTCCTCAGTCCATACCCTGTCCCCAGGCCCAAGAACACCAGAGCCTCCCAGACGAGGCGGCCAGCAAATTGGCCCTGAAGAGGCTAACAGAGGAGGTACACCTGGCTTTCCCCGCGGGGTCAAAACCGAGAATCCTACCCAAACCTATATATCATGCGTGGGTCAGATTACCCCAACACAGAAATTGCAGGTTACTGTCATCTCCAGGTGCAGCGGCTACGGCTGTTCCTGCAGGAAATGCCATTCTGGATAACAGAGGTACCCAGAGGGTTACAGGGGCCCTGGAGGCGTTCAGAGGCGCCGACTCGGGGTCCCACCTACAAGGCTGCTGAGAGCCCCGACCAGCGGCTGCGGTCTCTGCACTGGACGCATGCAAGGCGCATGGCAGACTCGGAGGCACAGAGCCGGGCCCTGGAGCGACGCGGCGAGGgtgaggggaaagagggggacTAGGGACCTGCCTTGCGCTCCCCCTTGTCTGGAGGTTGTCCCGGACCCGTTCTGACTTGATCCCTTATCCCCTCAGAACTGAGACGTCGCCTCCAAGGTTTGGCCCGGACCCGGGACGGGAAATCACGCCTATTTTGCCTGGAACGGGAGCTTCGAGAACTCCGGGCAGAGGCCGGGCGAACGCGGGGAGCTCTAGAAGTATTAGGGGCGCACATTCAGCAGCTGCAGACCGAGCCCGGGTGAGACCCGCGTGCGGGTCCCCGGAGCGCCGCGCAGCCAGCCTGcggagggcggggccggtgcggaaggggcggggcctggcgggGCGAGACGCGTGAGACGTAAGTCCGGGCGCTTCCTGGAGGCCGCGCAAGTGTGAGGTCAggaaggggcggggccgggcgtcTGGGTCCTTGACGCCGTCTTCGCGCGGGCTGCCCCAACCTCAGGACCCGGCTGAACTCCTTGGGAGAGGCGGAACTGTGTTGTTCGGCGCTACAGGCCATCCCAGGGACTCTGGCTGCGGAGATCGGGTAAGGTCTGGGCCCCGGGACGAGCACGGGGAGAAGCACTGATGGATCCTGGAAAAACGCTGCTGCCTTCTGGTCCCCTACTCCCTAGGGCCTTGCGTGGGGCCTACATTCGAGGCGGGGGCCGGGACGCCGGCGTTCTGGGCTGGATGTGGCAGTTGCAAGTGGAGGCGTCAGCTCTGGAGCTTTGGCGGTCGCGGACCCGTAGGGGTGAACAGGAGGGGGCCAACCGAGGGGGCCTGTCGGAAGCGGTGGCCTGGGAGGAGAAAAGGGCGGCAAGGGAGGGCGTCTTTGGCATGGGAACCACATAAGCAAAAGCCCGAGGTAGAAGACTGGTCTTTGTGACGATGGTCTAGAATGTTAGCCAAATCCAAGTTTATCCAGTGAGTCCTAAGGCTGGAGAGCTGCTCAGAAGTGGACCGCTTGTCACGAGAGGTCAGAGGTAACAGGTCAGACTTGTTCATTGCAGGAAGACGGACAGGTGCCATGTCGAAGGAGCTTCTAGTAGTGGAAGCTGAAAACCAGCGCCTGGAGGCAGAAATCCTGGCTTTGCAGATGCAGAGGGGCGCAGGCCGGGTGCCCTGGGGTCAGTAAGCACCGCAGTTCCACACTGCCTACCTCTCCCCAGCAGACCAGGCTCAGAGGAAGTGGTTGGAGGGACCATGCACGGGGGGAATGAGACCGTGTTCACGCACCTCTCCAGGTGTCCGTGTGAATACGGTTCTTGGGGGAGGGGCATCTTAGCCCAGTTTCTTGCTGCATCCTGTTCATAGGCATTCTACTCTTCCTCTGCACGTAGGGCCAGGGGAGCTGAGACTTGTGGCCAATCCCAGCCCACACCTGAGAAGGAGGGAAGATTCCCCAAGCCTCCAGCCGCCAGTGGCTCCACCGCTGCCACCGCTTTCAAACTCCACAGGCGCCTTATTCTGGGGTGGCGCCGAAAAGGCTGTGAGGACCCAGGTTTGGGGTGGGGACAGTTCTCTTCTGTGCAGTTTGGGGAGCTTAGACACCTTGGAGGTTTTCTGGAGGAATTAACTTCTCTTCCCCCGCAGCCGCAGCTTCCTGGAGCCATGACCAGGAACCTAGGCCTGGATCCACACTTCCTCCTGCCCACAACTGATGTTCTGGGCCCTGCACCCTACGACCCTGGGTGAGGCCTCCTCCCTCATTTGACATCCTCTGTGACTTGGTCACCACTGCTGGTTAAGAAGACTCACTATGGCCAGTTAGGGTGGGGGAACCGGTTGGAGGAGTTGGGTGTGTGTTTAAGTGCTCTTGAGACTTGTGTTTCCTAGGGCTGGTCTTGTCATTTTCTATGACTTCCTGCGGGGCCTTGAGGCTTCTTGGATTTGGGTGCAACTAAAGACTGGCTTGGCCCAAGATGGACAGAATACAGGAGGGACCACAACGTTGCCCCCAGCCCTTTGCttgcccccacctccagctcctggGCCCATGGGCAACTGTGCCATCCTTGCCAGCAGGCAGCCTATACCCAGGTTAGTAGATAGGGATTATGACATTGGTGCTTTTTGCCGCAGTTGAGGCTTGTCCTTCATTCTGCtagattttctcatctgtatacaGGGCCACTGGCTCTAAGGGGCCAAGTCCAAGGAATGGAGTATAGCCACTTCTGGCTCCTGATACCTCTTTTTGGTTGTTCTAGACTACCACCCTCACCATCAGTATCCTTGGTCTGTGAGCTCCAGGCCTGGCAGGGGCTGGCATGGGCTAAGGCACCACAGCCAAAGGCCTGGGCCTCACTGATGCTATTTGACAAGGATCAGAGGGTGCTAAGTGGTCACTGGCGGCTCCCACTTAGGGCCCTTCCTCTGGACCCCAGCCTTAGCCTTGGGCAGCTGAATGGGATTCCCCAGGTGAGTGGTGGAGGATGGGGACTGGGTCTATGCCTCCAAGGTGCAGATGCAGTAGTACCATGTCACCTCTCCCCAGGTGGGTCAGGCTGAGCTCTTTCTGCGGCTGGTGAATGCAAGAGATGCAAGTGTCCAGACCCTGGCAGAGATCAATCCAGCAAACACCCACGAGTACCAGTACCCACCTCTGGTGAGGGCCCAACTAGAGCTAGAGGCACCACGGGTATGGTTGCTGTGGTTAATAGCCAGTGTTTGTTGACCACAATGTGCCAAGCCACGACTGAATGTTTTCTGTGAATCAAATCATGTGACCCTCACATATTGTTAGATAAGCACTACTGTGTAAACAGATACGGAAATGAGAGCACATTAACTTGGTTCACAGTAAGCAGATGAGATTCTTAAGGTAGTCTGACTCCAGTAATTGTGCTGTTAACCTCTACATAAACTTTTTGCTAAAGATCTGCCTTCTTCCTTGTTCCACAGGTGTCCAGCTCATCTTCACTGGAAGCCAGCTCTTTTGCCCCAGCATCTGGCTTTGTAGATCCCCCTCCACCTGAAGAGCCCCTCAGTGGCAGTCAAACATAGAGATGAGGGTTGGGGCCCTCACCATGGCTTTGACCCACCCCCACTGGCTTCCTGAGTCCAGGAGAAAGTGGGTATGAGTAGCTTCACGTGCACAGGACTAGGGCCTAGTCTCAGACCTGCAGCTTCACAACGCCAGGTTCTGACAGATCTGGAAGCAAATAGCAGATGTGAGTATAAAACATGAGCTCCAACCACAGCTACTTCTGCCAAGTACTTGGCCTTTCTTTACTATtctccttgtttttttaaaaaaaaaaattgatgtgaggattaaatgagtatgTCAGGTATTTGCAGTACTGCCTGGCATGTAAGTATTTTGAAAGGTGACACAGGGAGTCTTTCGTCCCAGCTAAAGGAACCTGATAAACTCATTCCCACCTGTTTTGTTGCTGAAGCCAGTCTTGCTGCCCATTTAATTCAAATCCAGGCTTTTCTTCAGGACATCCTCTAGGAAGCTTTCC
Coding sequences within:
- the CCDC17 gene encoding LOW QUALITY PROTEIN: coiled-coil domain-containing protein 17 (The sequence of the model RefSeq protein was modified relative to this genomic sequence to represent the inferred CDS: deleted 1 base in 1 codon; substituted 1 base at 1 genomic stop codon), which produces MASHSREPGLLPCRSCDMVFRSWALLATHTQRFCIGRLTREVTVGAQPSITTEPQVSAVRAPPWPXVYIEVTLTLRIPQSIPCPQAQEHQSLPDEAASKLALKRLTEEVQRLRLFLQEMPFWITEVPRGLQGPWRRSEAPTRGPTYKAAESPDQRLRSLHWTHARRMADSEAQSRALERRGEELRRRLQGLARTRDGKSRLFCLERELRELRAEAGRTRGALEVLGAHIQQLQTEPGTRLNSLGEAELCCSALQAIPGTLAAEIGALRGAYIRGGGRDAGVLGWMWQLQVEASALELWRSRTRRGRRTGAMSKELLVVEAENQRLEAEILALQMQRGAGRVPWGPGELRLVANPSPHLRRREDSPSLQPPVAPPLPPLSNSTGALFWGGAEKAVRTQPQLPGAMTRNLGLDPHFLLPTTDVLGPAPYDPGAGLVIFYDFLRGLEASWIWVQLKTGLAQDGQNTGGTTTLPPALCLPPPPAPGPMGNCAILASRQPIPRLPPSPSVSLVCELQAWQGLAWAKAPQPKAWASLMLFDKDQRVLSGHWRLPLRALPLDPSLSLGQLNGIPQVGQAELFLRLVNARDASVQTLAEINPANTHEYQYPPLVSSSSSLEASSFAPASGFVDPPPPEEPLSGVKHRDEGWGPHHGFDPPPLAS